The Teredinibacter sp. KSP-S5-2 genome includes a window with the following:
- a CDS encoding DUF2489 domain-containing protein: MTSLLIGIAVVVVLVLFAVALYLHWLLYKQRLKHDEGVRVLEALQKEKRMRTKKSITVLAKGTLEGQVTLTEACIRISKLMESINFIEDNDEDYKVFSQLAQATSHIPILDEWQKLTKKEKQVYEKQREKIEEKYQDFVENAMHRLLKDERLNVEE, translated from the coding sequence ATGACGTCGTTATTAATTGGGATTGCTGTTGTTGTCGTTTTGGTGTTGTTTGCTGTAGCGCTTTATCTGCATTGGTTATTGTACAAACAACGGCTGAAGCATGATGAGGGTGTTCGTGTGTTGGAGGCCTTACAGAAAGAAAAGCGTATGCGTACTAAGAAAAGTATCACGGTGCTAGCTAAAGGTACGCTTGAGGGGCAGGTAACTTTAACCGAAGCCTGTATTCGTATTAGTAAGTTGATGGAGTCCATCAATTTTATTGAAGATAATGATGAAGACTATAAAGTTTTTTCTCAGCTTGCTCAGGCAACATCGCATATTCCAATTTTAGATGAATGGCAAAAACTGACTAAAAAAGAGAAGCAAGTATACGAAAAACAAAGAGAGAAAATTGAAGAGAAGTATCAGGACTTTGTTGAAAATGCCATGCATCGCCTATTGAAAGACGAACGATTAAACGTAGAAGAGTAA
- the rmuC gene encoding DNA recombination protein RmuC, with protein MFLSDLVQNPDFYPVLAIVVCLIVVVIVIVLHVLLLRAERRKQEVRLFELERANDVARINLESQWKEQLHQEQIKTAQVSSRLEKVQQDHDKALVELGQLQKLKEEYIQERASLTEKLAQLESERAFLEQAKKELIKEFENSSNKIFELKQEKFTHASRVNMEAILNPFKDQLKDFNKRVEDIYHKENSERNQLFGQIVELQKQTQKISADANNLANALKGDNKLQGTWGEIVLERLLEESGLVKGREYIVQETFKNADGKRFKPDVVVHLPDGKDIVIDAKVSMIDFERYCSNDDAVDQDKYLKAHVDSIRAHVKGLSLKEYENLEGIRTLDFVFIFIPIEAAYIGAMQASPALFKEAYDKNIVLVSPSSLMVALRTVETIWRYEKQNANAEAIAASAGKLYDQFALFVESLEDIGKHIDKASAAYELSLKRLSQGRGNLLRRIDGLKELGAKTSKNLPEGVQNYLPLDNDEA; from the coding sequence GTGTTCTTATCAGATTTGGTTCAAAATCCCGATTTTTATCCTGTTTTGGCGATAGTTGTATGCCTGATTGTGGTGGTTATCGTTATTGTCCTTCATGTGTTGTTGCTTCGTGCTGAACGGCGTAAGCAGGAGGTTCGGTTATTTGAGCTTGAGAGAGCGAATGATGTTGCGCGAATAAACCTCGAATCCCAGTGGAAAGAGCAATTGCACCAGGAGCAGATAAAAACTGCTCAAGTATCCTCTCGTTTAGAGAAAGTACAGCAGGATCACGACAAAGCTTTAGTTGAACTTGGCCAGCTTCAAAAGTTAAAAGAAGAGTATATACAGGAGCGCGCATCGTTAACCGAAAAGCTGGCGCAACTGGAAAGCGAGCGGGCGTTTTTGGAGCAAGCAAAAAAGGAACTGATAAAAGAATTTGAAAATTCATCGAATAAAATATTTGAACTGAAACAAGAGAAGTTTACGCATGCTTCGCGGGTAAATATGGAAGCAATTCTTAACCCTTTTAAAGATCAATTAAAAGACTTTAATAAGCGCGTCGAAGATATTTATCACAAAGAAAACAGTGAACGAAATCAGTTGTTTGGGCAAATCGTAGAGCTACAGAAGCAAACACAGAAGATCAGTGCAGACGCAAACAATCTGGCCAATGCGTTAAAAGGGGATAACAAGCTTCAGGGAACCTGGGGTGAAATTGTCTTGGAGCGACTATTAGAGGAATCCGGTCTTGTTAAGGGTAGAGAATACATAGTCCAGGAAACATTTAAAAACGCTGACGGCAAGCGTTTCAAACCCGATGTGGTAGTGCATCTGCCAGATGGGAAAGATATTGTTATTGATGCTAAAGTCTCTATGATTGATTTTGAGCGTTATTGTTCAAATGATGATGCTGTTGATCAGGATAAATACCTAAAGGCACATGTCGATTCAATTCGAGCTCATGTTAAAGGTTTGTCCCTGAAGGAGTATGAAAATCTGGAAGGGATACGGACGCTGGATTTTGTGTTTATTTTTATCCCTATCGAAGCTGCTTATATCGGGGCAATGCAAGCGAGTCCGGCGCTTTTTAAAGAGGCTTATGATAAAAATATCGTATTAGTTAGCCCGTCAAGTCTCATGGTTGCACTACGTACTGTTGAAACCATATGGCGATATGAAAAGCAAAACGCTAATGCTGAGGCTATCGCGGCAAGTGCAGGAAAACTCTATGATCAATTTGCTCTTTTTGTTGAGTCTTTAGAAGATATTGGTAAGCATATAGATAAGGCCTCCGCTGCTTATGAATTAAGCTTGAAGCGCTTGTCACAGGGCAGAGGAAACTTGTTGCGCAGAATTGATGGGTTGAAAGAGCTTGGAGCTAAAACAAGTAAGAATTTACCCGAAGGTGTGCAAAACTATCTGCCTTTGGATAATGATGAAGCGTAA
- the murI gene encoding glutamate racemase gives MTTRPNIAVFDSGAGGLSVALEILKKLHPCILTYSADKAAFPYGLIEDSLLIERILRISKNVVENHSPDILVIACNTASTLALTQLREQLTLPIVGVVPAIKPAAKSSSGAIGLLATPATVNRNYTYSLAQEFASDKQLLSLGSNILVEQAERYLNQEEVDLNILKQELQRLFDLENHIKIDTIILACTHFPIIKELLIEVIQPRQVKWVDSGEAIARRVEYLLGTLGADISEQRYTPSQINFSCTLDSSTNIESLSKSYYSYLCKHSENPLCLGTTTALN, from the coding sequence ATGACAACAAGACCTAATATTGCAGTTTTCGATTCCGGTGCCGGTGGTTTAAGCGTGGCTCTAGAGATTCTCAAAAAATTGCATCCATGTATTCTAACCTATTCTGCGGACAAGGCAGCCTTTCCCTATGGCTTGATTGAGGACTCTCTACTGATTGAGCGCATCCTCAGGATTTCCAAAAATGTCGTTGAAAACCATTCACCAGACATACTGGTTATCGCCTGCAATACCGCTAGTACGCTGGCTCTCACCCAGCTGAGAGAACAACTGACACTCCCCATTGTTGGCGTGGTTCCGGCAATCAAGCCTGCAGCTAAAAGTAGTAGCGGAGCAATAGGTTTGCTTGCAACACCCGCTACAGTGAACAGAAATTATACCTATTCTCTCGCTCAGGAGTTTGCATCAGATAAACAGCTTCTTTCCCTGGGCAGCAATATTCTTGTTGAACAAGCGGAACGTTATCTAAACCAAGAAGAAGTCGACCTTAATATCTTAAAACAGGAACTTCAACGCTTATTTGATCTGGAAAACCATATAAAAATTGACACAATTATTCTCGCCTGCACGCACTTTCCAATAATAAAAGAGTTACTCATAGAAGTAATTCAGCCCAGACAAGTAAAGTGGGTGGATTCAGGGGAAGCCATTGCGCGACGAGTTGAATACTTATTAGGAACACTCGGAGCGGATATATCAGAACAGAGATACACGCCATCTCAAATCAACTTTTCATGCACGCTGGATAGCAGTACAAATATCGAGAGCTTAAGTAAAAGCTACTATAGCTACCTCTGCAAGCACTCGGAAAATCCGCTGTGTTTAGGCACAACAACAGCCTTGAACTAA
- a CDS encoding Bax inhibitor-1 family protein produces the protein MQELYSQTGAASHSQEVSKVLRNTYAMLAMTLVVSALSAGAAMAIGIGHGMALIFNIVAIGMLWFVLPRTANSAAGVWVVFGFTALLGAGLGPMLSHYLAMPNGSAIVMQALGATALVFFALSGYVLTTGKDFSFLGGFLFVGLVVVLLAAVGSMIAGFFGVAISGVMLAINAAIVFLMSGFILYDTSRIIHGGERNYLMATVALYLDILNLFTSLLHLIGAFSGDD, from the coding sequence ATGCAAGAACTGTATTCACAAACTGGTGCTGCGAGTCACTCGCAAGAAGTCAGCAAGGTATTACGCAATACCTATGCGATGCTTGCCATGACATTGGTTGTCAGCGCTTTGTCGGCTGGTGCAGCGATGGCAATAGGCATTGGTCATGGAATGGCCCTAATTTTTAACATTGTTGCAATCGGCATGCTATGGTTCGTTTTGCCTCGCACAGCCAACTCCGCCGCTGGTGTATGGGTAGTATTTGGCTTTACCGCATTGCTTGGTGCAGGGCTTGGTCCAATGCTGTCGCACTACCTAGCAATGCCCAATGGCTCCGCTATCGTAATGCAAGCCCTGGGCGCAACGGCTCTCGTATTCTTTGCTTTATCTGGTTACGTGCTGACAACAGGTAAAGACTTCAGTTTTCTAGGCGGCTTCCTGTTCGTTGGCTTGGTTGTAGTACTGCTTGCCGCAGTTGGCAGTATGATTGCGGGCTTTTTTGGGGTAGCCATTTCCGGTGTAATGCTTGCCATTAATGCAGCTATTGTTTTTCTTATGTCTGGTTTTATTCTTTATGATACCAGCCGCATTATTCACGGCGGAGAAAGAAACTACTTGATGGCAACAGTGGCACTATATTTGGATATTCTGAATCTATTCACTAGCCTACTTCACTTAATTGGCGCCTTTAGTGGTGACGACTAA
- a CDS encoding SurA N-terminal domain-containing protein, whose translation MQVIRDNMKGTLAVVVVLMFVVPMVLSGIGTSFLGGPAGGKVATVDGRAISNNELARAVYMQKQRLLSQEGVDPSADYLKDENLRGPVLQQLIRRTALIASAEDSGVGVSDTTINKTILDQQSFHTDGKFDKQAYRRVLSGVGYTPATFKASLSEDLLISQIASGIQASSFVTPAELDAIVSVVGEARSFEMIKIPASAIGEDLEPTTEEISAYYYDNQTTYLDPEKMSIEYVELSVDDLAKHEVIAEADIRAQYDQEIAAFDSTPEVEIAHILIEDGDGASDKLAELQSKLDAGEEFDALVENYSDDIGSKSSKGYLGLLTPGAFPEQFAPAVADLNEGQVSAVVKTDAGSHILKVVKKTIKNAPSFEDRKDAIKAQLARATAEEAYFEMLEELGDLTYSAEGLRTASTELGLTIKESEEFTRASGTGIASNKVVRDAAFNPVVVSEGQNSQAIEISADKAVVLRKKTHSPERIKALDEVKEQITALLREKMKQEKLQSLAEAFIADLKNGADTKEKADEAKYEYSAHDKVKRTDVTVDRSALRQVFAMPAVDGKSFKAEVDMSGGYLVTVLTEVVAGTRTDLPPQQLFGMTAQLKRENGQFENASYEADVVEKAEAKFN comes from the coding sequence ATGCAAGTTATTCGTGACAACATGAAAGGCACTCTGGCAGTCGTTGTCGTGCTTATGTTTGTTGTGCCCATGGTTTTGTCCGGAATTGGAACCTCCTTCTTGGGTGGCCCTGCGGGGGGCAAAGTGGCAACGGTGGATGGGCGTGCTATAAGCAATAACGAGTTGGCGCGCGCGGTCTACATGCAGAAACAGCGTTTGCTGTCACAAGAAGGTGTCGATCCTTCCGCTGACTACCTGAAAGACGAAAATTTACGTGGTCCAGTGTTGCAACAGCTTATTCGTCGAACAGCATTAATTGCCTCTGCAGAAGATAGTGGTGTTGGCGTTTCTGATACAACTATTAATAAAACTATTCTCGATCAGCAAAGTTTCCACACAGATGGTAAGTTCGATAAACAAGCATACCGTCGTGTACTATCGGGGGTCGGGTATACGCCAGCCACATTCAAGGCTTCTTTATCAGAAGATCTTCTTATTTCGCAAATTGCTTCCGGTATCCAGGCGTCTTCTTTTGTAACTCCTGCTGAATTGGATGCGATTGTTAGTGTTGTCGGGGAAGCCAGATCGTTTGAGATGATTAAAATTCCTGCGAGCGCTATAGGCGAAGATCTTGAACCGACTACCGAAGAGATATCTGCATATTATTACGATAACCAGACGACCTATCTGGATCCAGAAAAAATGTCTATTGAATATGTAGAGTTATCGGTAGATGATCTGGCAAAACATGAGGTTATTGCTGAGGCAGATATTCGCGCTCAATACGATCAGGAAATAGCGGCTTTTGATAGTACTCCTGAAGTCGAGATTGCTCATATTTTGATAGAAGACGGGGACGGTGCATCTGATAAGCTTGCTGAGCTTCAATCCAAATTGGATGCTGGTGAGGAATTCGACGCACTAGTTGAAAACTATAGTGACGATATCGGAAGCAAAAGCTCGAAAGGTTATCTCGGTCTGTTAACTCCAGGTGCGTTTCCTGAGCAATTCGCTCCAGCGGTTGCTGACTTGAACGAAGGCCAGGTATCCGCTGTTGTTAAAACGGACGCAGGTTCGCATATTTTAAAAGTTGTTAAGAAAACGATTAAAAATGCACCTTCTTTCGAAGATCGAAAAGATGCGATTAAGGCGCAGCTAGCTAGAGCAACTGCCGAAGAAGCATATTTCGAGATGTTGGAAGAGTTGGGTGATTTGACATACAGTGCAGAAGGCTTGCGGACTGCTTCTACGGAACTTGGCTTAACTATTAAAGAGTCCGAAGAGTTTACTCGCGCTTCTGGAACTGGGATCGCTTCTAACAAAGTCGTTCGGGATGCTGCGTTTAATCCGGTGGTAGTTTCTGAGGGGCAAAACAGTCAGGCTATTGAAATCTCTGCCGATAAAGCTGTGGTATTGAGAAAGAAAACGCATTCACCAGAACGTATCAAAGCGTTGGACGAGGTTAAAGAGCAGATAACGGCTCTGTTAAGAGAAAAAATGAAGCAAGAAAAGCTTCAGTCCTTGGCGGAAGCATTTATCGCTGACCTCAAAAACGGCGCGGACACAAAAGAAAAAGCGGATGAAGCGAAATACGAATATTCTGCTCATGATAAGGTTAAGAGAACAGATGTTACGGTTGATCGCTCCGCGTTGAGACAAGTATTTGCGATGCCTGCGGTCGATGGTAAGAGTTTCAAGGCCGAAGTGGATATGTCGGGAGGTTACCTTGTTACCGTATTAACTGAAGTGGTAGCGGGAACTCGCACGGATTTACCTCCTCAACAGCTCTTCGGTATGACCGCGCAGTTGAAAAGAGAAAATGGTCAATTCGAAAATGCTTCGTATGAAGCTGATGTGGTAGAGAAAGCAGAGGCAAAATTTAACTAG
- the trmA gene encoding tRNA (uridine(54)-C5)-methyltransferase TrmA encodes MTLGCAKPETYEQQLQDKVQLTQSEFQSLYSGDIDVYASEPTHFRMRAEFKIWHKDSIAHYAMYQPGEYKKPVIISEFTIGSETICNLMPKLLQEINTSDTLRRKLFQVEFLTTQTKQSVITLIYHKSLDEIWEQEAQVLSQALNTQVIGRSRKQKVVLNTDFVIEEMQINQTTFQYQQVETGFTQPNAKVCEKMLSWAYEASAGLGGDLVELYCGNGNFTLPLSQNFERVLATEVSKTSVNSALYNIKANNIENIQIARMSSEEFTQALNGEREFRRLKDIDLPSYSFSTIFVDPPRAGLDTETEKLCSRFDNIIYISCNPETLKNNLSSLTQTHTIEKMALFDQFPYTTHRECGVILKKKQ; translated from the coding sequence ATGACCCTTGGGTGTGCAAAACCAGAAACCTACGAACAACAACTCCAGGATAAAGTGCAATTAACTCAAAGCGAATTCCAATCGCTGTATTCTGGAGATATCGATGTTTACGCCTCGGAACCCACACATTTCCGAATGCGGGCGGAATTTAAAATCTGGCACAAAGATAGTATTGCACACTATGCCATGTATCAACCTGGCGAATACAAAAAACCCGTTATTATCAGCGAGTTTACAATCGGCTCAGAAACAATTTGTAACCTGATGCCAAAGCTTCTCCAGGAGATAAACACTTCAGACACACTTAGGAGAAAATTATTTCAGGTCGAGTTTCTCACAACCCAGACAAAACAGTCTGTCATCACCCTGATCTATCACAAATCTCTCGATGAAATATGGGAGCAAGAAGCTCAGGTACTCTCTCAGGCACTTAACACCCAAGTAATTGGCCGTAGTAGAAAACAAAAAGTGGTACTGAACACTGACTTTGTTATCGAAGAAATGCAGATAAATCAAACCACCTTTCAATACCAACAGGTCGAAACCGGGTTCACTCAACCAAATGCAAAAGTCTGCGAAAAAATGTTGAGCTGGGCTTATGAAGCTTCAGCAGGTCTTGGCGGAGATTTGGTTGAACTCTATTGCGGGAATGGCAATTTCACATTGCCTCTATCTCAAAATTTCGAAAGAGTCTTAGCAACAGAAGTGTCGAAAACTTCCGTCAACTCAGCACTCTACAATATAAAAGCCAATAACATCGAAAACATTCAAATTGCCAGAATGTCTAGCGAGGAGTTTACTCAAGCATTGAACGGGGAAAGAGAATTTCGTCGCTTAAAAGATATTGATTTGCCCTCCTATTCGTTCTCAACCATATTTGTGGATCCTCCACGAGCTGGGCTCGATACAGAAACAGAAAAACTCTGCTCCAGGTTTGACAATATTATTTATATCTCCTGTAACCCTGAAACACTAAAGAACAATCTTTCATCCCTAACCCAAACGCACACGATTGAAAAAATGGCTCTGTTTGATCAGTTTCCTTATACCACTCACAGAGAGTGCGGAGTAATACTAAAGAAAAAACAATAG
- a CDS encoding HU family DNA-binding protein: MNKSELTEAIAASADISKAAAGRALDAMTDAIANALKEGDQVALVGFGTFLVKERAARTGRNPQTGEPIQIAAAKIPSFKAGKALKDAVN; the protein is encoded by the coding sequence GTGAATAAATCAGAATTGACCGAAGCGATTGCCGCGTCAGCAGATATTTCCAAAGCAGCGGCAGGTCGGGCACTTGACGCTATGACCGATGCGATCGCTAACGCTTTAAAAGAAGGAGATCAGGTGGCACTTGTTGGCTTCGGCACTTTCTTGGTAAAAGAGCGCGCAGCACGCACTGGTCGTAATCCTCAGACAGGTGAACCAATTCAAATTGCAGCAGCAAAAATTCCAAGCTTTAAAGCTGGTAAAGCGCTTAAAGACGCAGTTAATTAA
- the lon gene encoding endopeptidase La, producing the protein MDQIESTVEENRLPLLPLRDVVVYPHMVIPLFVGREKSISALEHAMTEDKQVLLVAQKHASVDEPNRADLYEFGTVATVLQLLKLPDGTVKVLVEGGKRAQIIEVTESEGHFQAEIEYVESDAEEDREVEVLTRSLLTRFEQYVNLSKKVPSEVMTSLSGIDEPGRLADTVAAHMSLELAQKQELLEIINVRERLEHLIGLMEAEADLYQVEKRIRGRVKKQMEKSQREYYLNEQLKAIQKELGDMGDEGANEHGELERKVAESGMPKEAEEKTMAELGKLKMMSPMSAEASVVRAYIDWMVNVPWKKRSKVRHDLEKAEQILEEDHYGLEEVKERILEYLAVQKRVKKVKGPILCLVGPPGVGKTSLGESIARATNRKFVRMALGGVRDEAEIRGHRRTYIGSMPGKLIQKMSKAGVKNPLFLLDEIDKMGMDHRGDPASALLEVLDPEQNNSFNDHYLEVDYDLSDVMFVCTSNSMNIPGPLLDRMEVIRIPGYTEDEKVNIASRYLIPKQIKNNGLVKDEIAVEEQTIRDVIRYYTKEAGVRGLDREIAKLCRKVVTRNVKEKSHETTHVEPEKLEDYLGVRKTDFGRAEDENQVGQVTGLAWTQVGGELLTIEASAVNGRGRMIKTGSLGDVMQESIQAAMTVVRSRAQFLGIHPEFHEKKDLHIHVPEGATPKDGPSAGIAMCTALVSVYTDIPVRADVAMTGEITLRGEVLKIGGLKEKLLAAHRGGIKTVLIPQDNESDLREIPDNIKQDLQIKPVQWIDQVLEIALQYMPTPYSDEEYEALQEKVQDSKKDENRISTH; encoded by the coding sequence ATGGATCAGATTGAATCCACAGTAGAAGAAAACAGACTCCCATTACTACCGCTGCGTGATGTTGTGGTATACCCGCATATGGTTATCCCTTTGTTCGTTGGTAGAGAGAAGTCTATCTCTGCGTTGGAGCACGCTATGACCGAGGATAAGCAAGTTCTGCTGGTTGCGCAGAAACATGCCTCTGTCGACGAGCCAAATCGTGCGGATCTCTATGAATTTGGTACGGTTGCCACGGTGTTACAGTTACTAAAACTTCCCGATGGCACGGTAAAGGTTTTGGTAGAAGGCGGGAAACGCGCTCAAATCATCGAAGTTACAGAATCTGAGGGGCATTTCCAGGCTGAAATTGAGTACGTCGAGTCCGATGCAGAAGAGGATAGAGAGGTTGAGGTGTTAACTCGTTCTCTGTTAACACGTTTTGAGCAGTACGTTAACCTCAGTAAAAAGGTGCCGTCCGAGGTGATGACCTCCCTAAGTGGCATCGATGAGCCTGGCCGTTTGGCTGATACAGTGGCTGCGCATATGTCTTTGGAGTTGGCGCAGAAGCAAGAGCTGCTGGAAATTATTAATGTACGTGAACGCCTGGAGCACCTTATCGGTTTGATGGAGGCCGAGGCAGACTTGTACCAAGTTGAGAAACGTATTCGTGGCCGTGTTAAAAAGCAAATGGAGAAAAGCCAGCGCGAGTACTATCTGAATGAGCAGTTAAAAGCGATTCAGAAAGAGCTTGGTGACATGGGTGATGAAGGTGCAAATGAGCATGGAGAGCTGGAAAGAAAGGTGGCTGAGTCTGGCATGCCGAAAGAAGCTGAAGAAAAAACCATGGCTGAACTTGGTAAATTAAAGATGATGTCCCCGATGTCTGCAGAGGCATCCGTTGTTCGCGCCTATATTGACTGGATGGTCAACGTTCCCTGGAAAAAACGCAGTAAAGTTCGCCATGATTTAGAGAAAGCTGAGCAGATTCTGGAAGAAGATCACTACGGCTTGGAAGAAGTCAAAGAGCGCATACTTGAATACTTGGCAGTGCAAAAGCGCGTCAAAAAAGTTAAGGGCCCGATATTGTGCCTGGTTGGCCCTCCCGGGGTTGGTAAGACCTCGCTCGGCGAATCCATAGCAAGGGCAACAAATAGAAAGTTTGTCCGTATGGCGTTAGGTGGTGTACGCGATGAAGCGGAAATACGTGGTCACCGGCGAACCTATATTGGTTCTATGCCAGGTAAGTTGATTCAGAAAATGTCCAAGGCTGGAGTGAAGAACCCTCTGTTCTTATTGGATGAGATCGATAAGATGGGAATGGATCATCGTGGTGATCCAGCGTCTGCATTGCTTGAGGTTTTAGACCCAGAGCAAAACAACAGTTTTAATGATCACTATCTGGAAGTCGATTATGACCTTTCTGATGTGATGTTCGTTTGTACTTCCAATAGTATGAATATTCCGGGACCGTTATTGGATCGAATGGAAGTTATTCGTATTCCAGGTTATACCGAAGATGAAAAAGTTAATATCGCAAGCCGTTATTTAATTCCGAAACAAATTAAAAATAATGGTTTGGTGAAAGATGAAATTGCGGTAGAAGAGCAAACAATACGAGACGTTATTCGTTATTACACAAAAGAGGCTGGAGTACGTGGCCTGGATCGAGAAATTGCAAAACTGTGTAGAAAGGTTGTTACGCGCAATGTGAAAGAGAAATCGCATGAGACAACTCATGTTGAGCCTGAAAAATTAGAAGATTATTTAGGCGTTCGAAAAACCGACTTTGGCCGGGCAGAAGATGAAAACCAAGTTGGTCAGGTTACAGGTTTAGCTTGGACGCAAGTGGGGGGAGAATTACTCACTATTGAAGCTTCAGCCGTAAATGGTCGTGGTCGTATGATAAAAACCGGTTCTCTCGGTGATGTCATGCAAGAATCTATTCAGGCGGCTATGACAGTTGTGAGATCTCGTGCGCAGTTTTTGGGAATTCATCCTGAATTTCACGAGAAAAAAGATTTGCATATACATGTACCCGAAGGGGCGACGCCAAAAGATGGACCAAGTGCTGGTATTGCCATGTGTACAGCGTTAGTTTCTGTATACACTGACATACCCGTTAGAGCGGATGTGGCAATGACAGGGGAAATAACCCTGCGCGGGGAAGTTTTAAAAATTGGCGGGTTAAAAGAGAAGCTATTGGCGGCTCACCGTGGTGGGATCAAAACAGTTCTCATTCCGCAAGATAATGAGTCGGATTTGCGTGAAATTCCGGACAATATCAAGCAAGATTTACAGATCAAACCTGTTCAATGGATCGATCAGGTGTTGGAAATTGCTTTACAATACATGCCAACACCCTATAGCGACGAAGAATATGAAGCGTTGCAGGAAAAGGTTCAGGATAGTAAAAAAGACGAAAATAGAATAAGTACTCACTAA